The DNA region TGGAGCCCGCGCCGCGGCAGGGCGTCCCGATGCGATAACGTCAGGGGACGGCGGCATCCCGCTTCGGCAGCAGGCCCCTCAGGCTGAACGGCGTCGGCGACAACGGGCCAGGCGGCGCACGTCCGATCAACGCGACCAGGACCAGCGCTACGATCGCGACCCAGAAGCACAGCCAGAAGCCATCGATATAGGCGAGGACGTTCGCCTCGCGCTGCACCCGCGCGGCGAGCGTGCCGACCGCCCGCCCCATCGCCGCCCCCATGCCACGGCCGGAAAATTCGTCCGCCAGCCGCTGCAACAATTGCCTGACATCGACGTCGCCGCTCTGCACATGCAGCCCGAGGTAGGCGGAGTGGATCTGCTCGCGGACCCGCAGCCAGGTGCCCATCAGCGCGATGCCGATCTCGGCGCCGCCGAGCCGGCAGATCTGGATATAGGCCGCAAACGCCGTCGCGCGCGACGGATCGACGTTCGACAGGGCGAGGATGATGATCGGCAGCAGCGCGAACGCCTGCCCGACCGACATCAGCAGAACCATGCCGATGAAATCCTCCCCCGCCCAGACATGGCTGAGCTGCGTGCCCCAGAGATTGGCGGCCGCGAAGGCTGCGAGGCCGAGCACGATCATGATGCGCGGATCAAGATGGCGAAGCAGCACGATCGAGATCGGCACCAGCACGAACATCGGCAGCGCGCCGTAGGTCAGGAGCAGCGCGCCGGACTGCTCCGGCCGCAACGCCGTGATGACGCCGAGGAAATTCGGCACCAGCGAGGAGTTCGACAGACTGGTCAGCGTGTACAGGACGATGACGATCAGCGCGAGCCCGGCATTGCGCGAGAACACGACATTGAAGTGCGCCCAGGGCCGGCTCGCCAGCATCTCGTTGATCATGAAGGCGACGATCAAAAGCCCGCCGGAGATCAGCAGTGCCATCACCGTGCCGGATTCCAGCCAGTCGAGCCGGTTGCCCTGGTCCAGCCCGGCATAGACCATGGCGACGCCGGCGCCGAGCAGTAGCATGCCGCCCCAATCGGCGTGGTGCAGCAGCTCGCGATTGACCGGCTCGCTCGGGGTGCCGAGATACACCATCAGGCCCATCAGCGGCGCGACCACGACGCTCTGCCAGTAAAGCCACGGCCAACCGAGATGCTGGACATAGAGGCCGACCAGCGAGCTCGAGGAATCCAGCGCGAAGCCGACGCGGATCGCGTAGAGCGAAATCGCCGGAAGCCACCAGCGGATCGGCAGGTTGCGCAGGATGATCATCAGCGTCGCCGGCACGAAGGTACCCAGCAGCATGCCATGCGCGATGCTGAGCACCATCAGCGTCGGGTAGTCGTGCACGAACGGGATCACGAACGACACCACGGCATAGACCAGGCTCGGAATCGCCAGCACGCGTCGCAGGCCGAACACGGTCGCAAGCCACGCCACGGCCGGCGCGACGAAGATCTGCGATCCGATCGCGGCGGTCGACAACCAGGCGCCTTCGTCGAAGGTGAGCGAGAATGCGCCACGCAGGTCAGGCAATCCGACGGTGGTCAGACGGCTGTCGAAATTCGCCAGGAACGCGCCGAGCAGCACCGCGGCGACGGCAAACAGCGGCTGTGGCGCGACCTCGCCGCGCGAGATCGGACTGCGGTTGCGATCGTCACTTTCCGGCATCCGCGACGACCTCGCCGGTGTTGATGTTGGTGACGACAGACATGCCCGGCAGCAGGCGCTCGAGCAGCGGCTGGTTCTTGTCGAACTGGATGCGCACCGGGATACGCTGCACCACCTTGGTGAAATTGCCGGTGGCGTTGTCGGGCGGCAGCAGCGCGAATTGCGATCCGCTCGCCGGCGCGATTCGCTCGACGATGCCGCGCAGCCTCTGGCCCGGGAAAGAATCGACTGATATCTCGACCGGCTGGCCGGGCTTGACCCGCGTCAGCTGGGTCTCTTTGTAATTCGCGATGACGTAGACGTTCGGCAGCGGCACGACATTGATCAAATTGGTGCCGATGTTGACATAGTCGCCCGGCTGCACCTGGCGTTCGCCGGTGACACCGTCGAACGGCGCGACGATCCTGGTGTAGCCGAGCTTGAGCTTCACCGCATTGAGCTGCGCCTTGGCGCCGTCGACATCGGCGCCGCGCTGCTTCTTGGTGCCCTGCAACACCTCGAGCTGGTGGCGTTGCGCGGCAATCACCGCGCGGCTGGCGCGGACGTCGGCCTGCGCCTTGGCATAGGCCGCGGTCGCCTGCTCGAGCCGTTGCCGCGTACCCGCCTCGGTCTGCGACAACGATTGCTGGCGTTCCTGCTCCTGGCGGGCTTCGGTCTCCTGCGCCTCCGCGGACAGCCGCGACGCCTCGGCCTGCGCGATCGTGGCATATTGCAGCTCGACCTGGTTGTTGAGATTGTCGAGCGCGGCCTGCGCGCCGACCACGCCGGCATCGGCCTGGGCGACCTGCGCCTGATAGTCGGCGGGATCGATCTGCACCAGGAGATCGCCGGCCTTGACGCGCTGGAAGTCGGTGACGCCGACGGTGAGGACTTCGCCGGAGACACGGCTGGAGAGCTGGGTCAGTTCGGCGCGCACATAGGCATCATTGGTGCTCTGGATGGTGGCGCTGCCGACCCAGAGATCCCAACGCGTCGTCGCCACCACGACGAAGACAAGCGCGACGAGCGCGGCGAACAGCGGGATGGAGAACCGGCGCCAGAAGCCCGCTGTCGCGGACAACGGTTGCGCTGGTGCGGTCGCCTGGCCGGCGGGTGGCGGACCATTTTGAACCTGCTCAGTCACACGACACTCCCAATCACCGCTCCGCAACACCAGGCGAGGCTATTCACCCATGATGACGATCATGCCTCAGACGGTCTTCTCCGGCCACCGGCAAAGATCGTTGATCAGACACACATCGCAGCGCGGCCCGCGCGCGAGGCAGGTGTAGCGTCCATGCAGGATCAGCCAGTGATGGGCGTGCAGCATGAACTCGCTCGGGATCACCTTCTCCAGGCCCAACTCGACCTCGAGCGGCGTCTTGCCGGGCGCGAGCCCGGTGCGGTTGCCGACACGAAACACGTGGGTGTCGACCGCCATCGTATGCTCACCGAACGCCATGTTGAGCACGACGTTCGCGGTCTTGCGCCCGGCGCCGGGCAACGACTCGAGCTCGGCCCGCGTGCGCGGTACCTCGCCGCCGAATTCGGCGAGCAGCTTCTCGGAGAGCGCGATGACGTTTTTGGCCTTATTGCGATAGAGGCCGATGGTCTTGATGTAGTCGCGCACCGTGTCCTCGCCGAGCGCGATCATCTTCTCCGGCGTGTCGGCGACCGCAAACAGCGCCCGCGTCGCCCTGTTGACGCCGGCGTCGGTTGCCTGCGCCGACAGCACCACCGCGACCAGCAGCGTGTAGGGGTTGAGATGCTCGAGCTCGCCCTTCGGCTCGGGATTGGCTTTGCGGAACCGGCTGAAGGCCTCGTAGACCTCCGCAGCGGTCCACGGCTTCGGCTTCGCCATCTTCTTGGCGGCGACCTTCGGCGCCGCCTTGACCGCTTTCTTGGTCGCTTTCTTGGCCGCTTTCGCGGATTTTGTCTTTGGCGCGGACCGAACGCTTGATGGCTTGGCGCGTTGCGATTTGGCGCGTTGAGCGCGGATGATTTTGGCCATGGACGGGATATACTGATACGTCATGACCGCAGGCAATGATTTTGATCCCGCCGATGGCGCCGCAGCCGAGCCGACGATTTTCTCGGCATTGCTGACGCCGCACCGCTCGCTCAACCGCACCGGCTTCGTGGTGCTGATGACGGTCGTGACCGCGGTCAGCTTCATCGCCGGCGCGGTGTTCTGGTGGCTGGGCGCCTGGCCGATCTTCGGCTTCTTCGGCCTCGACGTGCTGGTGATCTATTGGGCCTTCAAGGTCAATTTCCGCACCGCCAAAGCGAGCGAGGAAATCACCGTGACCCCCTCGGAGCTTCGGGTGCGCCGGGTCAGCCATCGCGGCCATGTGGTGGAATGGGTGCTCAATCCGCTCTGGGTGCAGTTCGAGCAGATCGCGCACCAGGAATTCGGCATCGAGCGGCTTTATCTGGTCTCGCGCGGTCGCCGGGTCAGCGTCGGCAGCTTCCTGGGTCCCGACGAAAAGGCAAGTTTTTCCAAAGCCTTGACGGCAGCGTTGAATACCGCCAAGCGCGGCCCGACTTATAATCCAATCTACTAAGGCTGTTGTCAGAAATCGGGTGGTTTGGATGCGCGATGGCTCCTAAATCAGACACCATGATGACACTCGCCATACACGATCAGCGCCTGGCCAAGCCGGGCCCCCAGCACGCCGCGCTGCGCGACTATGACTCGGTGCGGCGTGCGATCGCCTTCATCTCGGAGCACTGGCGCACGCAGCCGACCATCGAAGCGATGGCCGATGCCGCCGCCGTCACCCCGGATGAGTTGCATCACCTGTTTCGCCGCTGGGCCGGGCTGACGCCGAAAGCCTTCATGCAGGCGCTGACGCTGGACCACGCCAAGAACCTGTTACGCGATTCCGCGAGCGTGCTCGACGCCGCGCTGGATTCGGGCCTTTCGGGACCGGGACGGCTGCACGACCTGTTCGTCACCCATGAGGCGATGTCGCCGGGCGAATGGAAGAACGGCGGCGCCGGCATGACCTTGCGCTACGGCTTCCATCCCTCGCCGTTCGGCACCGCGATCGTGATTGCGAGCGGACGCGGGTTGGCCGGCCTCGCCTTCGCCGACCCGGGCGACGAGCAGACCGCGTTTGCCGACATGACGCGGCGCTGGCCGAATGCGACCTATGTCGAGGACACCAGCGGCACCGCCGGACTGGCGCAGCGCATCTTCGACACCAAATTATGGCGCGCCGACCAGCCGCTGCGCGTGGTGCTGATCGGCACCGATTTCGAGGTGCGGGTGTGGGAAACGCTGCTCAAGGTCCCGATGGGCCGCGCGGTCAGCTATTCCGACATCGCCTGCAACATCAGGAGCCCGAAAGCCTCGCGCGCGGTCGGCGCCGCCGTTGGCCGCAACCCGGTGTCGTTCGTGGTGCCTTGCCATCGCGCACTCGGCAAGAGCGGCGCACTGACCGGCTACCACTGGGGCATCACCCGCAAGCAGGCGATGCTCGGCTGGGAAGCCGGGCAGGTGGGTTTGCATTGATTGTCGTTACGTAGGGTGGGCAAAGCGCAGCGTGCCCACCACTTCCAGCGCGGCTCGTGATGGTGGGCACGCTTCGCTTTGCCCACCCTACGATCTCAAGCGCGTCGGCTACCCCGCGAGATCCACCTTCGACGCCACGGTCGAATCCGCATTCAGCCGGTAGACCACCGGCGCGCCGGTGGCGAGTTCGCGCTTGAGGATCTGCTCGGGCGACAACTTCTCCAGCACCATGATCAGCGCGCGCAGCGAATTGCCGTGGGCGGCGATCAATGTGCGCTGGCCGCGCAGCACGCCGGGCAAAATCTCCTGCACGTAATAGGGCAGCGTGCGCGCCAGCGTATCCTTCAGGCTCTCGCCGCCGGGCGGCGGCACGTCGTAGGAGCGCCGCCAGACCAGCACCTGATCCTCGCCCCATTTCTTGCGGGCATCGTCCTTGTTGAGACCCGAGAGATCGCCATAGTCGCGCTCATTGAGCGCGAGATTCTTCGTCGTCGGCAATCCGGTCTGGCCGATCTGCTCCAGCATCAGCTTCAGCGTGTGCTGCGCGCGCGTGAGGTCGGAGGTGAAGGCAACGTCGAACGAAAGGCCTTGCGCCTTCAGCTTGCGGCCGGCGTCGTTGGCCTCCGCGACGCCCTGCTCGGTGAGATCGGGGTCCTTCCACCCGGTGAACAGGTTCTTCAGATTCCATTCGCTTTGGCCGTGCCGCACCAGCACAAGAAGACGATCGCTCATTCCAAAGTTTCCGTTCTTGCTTCAGATGGATTTATTCGCTCAGCCCGAGCACATCGGTCATCGAGTACATGCCGGGCTTCTTGCCATGCGCCCACAGCGCCGCCTTCAGCGCGCCCTGCGCGAACAGCGCGCGATCCTCGGCATGATGCGAGAGCGTGATGCGCTCGGAGGGACCGGCGAAGATCACGCTGTGATCGCCGGCCGCGGTGCCGCCGCGCAGCGAGGCAAAGCCGATATCGCCGGCACGTCGCGCGCCGGTCAGGCCGTCGCGGCCGCGCGCGGAGCGTTCCGCCAGCGCGATCTGGCGTCCGGCGGCGGCGGCTTCGCCGAGCATCAGGGCGGTGCCCGAGGGCGCATCGATCTTGGACTTGTGGTGCATCTCCAGTATCTCGATGTCGAAGCTCTGGTCGAGCGACTGCGCGACCCGCTTGACCAGCGCCGCCAGCAGATTGACGCCGAGGCTCATGTTACCCGACTTCACCACGATGGCACGGTTGGTGACGCTCCGGATCACCGCATCGTCGGACTGCGACAGACCGGTGGTGCCGATGACATGGACGAGACCGCGCTCGGCCGCAATCGCGACATTGGCGATGGTCGCCGCCGGCACGGTGAAATCCAGGATGCCGTCGGCATTGGCCGACATCGACCACAGATCGGCCGACAGCGCGACGCCAATGGCCGGCAGGCCCGCCAGCACGCCGGCGTCCTTGCCGAGCAGCTCCGAGCCGGGCGCCTCCAGCGCGCCGACCACGACCGCTCCCGGGGTTTCGGAAATCACCCGCGTCAGCGTGCGGCCCATCCGGCCGCCGGCTCCCGCAACAATCAGACGCATGTCAGCCATGGCTCATCTCTCGGCTCACCCCTTCCCGCCGTATAGCGGGCGATGGCTGTTCCGGCAACCGAAGCGGCCCGGCTACGGGCTGTCGTGGCCCTCGATGATGATGAGGTCGGCGATCGAATGCGGCTGCCGCACCTTGATGTTGGCCTGGTATTCCGGCGAGTTGTAACAAGCCATCGCGGTCTCGTAATCGGGAAACTCGATCACGACATTGCGCGAACGGCTCTGGCCTTCCGGGTTGGTGAACCTGCCGCCGCGGACGATGAACTTGCCGCCGAATTTCTGGAAGATGGCCGGGTTGGCCGCCGCATAGGGCTTGTAGCCGTCCTCATTCTGCACGTCGACGCGCGCGATCCAGTATCCCTTCGCCATTTCTTTTCTCCCTCTTTGTTGTCTAACCTAGCGCTTGCGCGATCTCGGCGTGGATGGCCTCGGCTACCGCCTTCGGATCGGCAGCCTCCACGATCGGTCGCCCCACCACAAGATAGTCGGCACCCGCGGCGATCGCACGCCCCGGCGTCATGATGCGCTTCTGGTCGCCGGTGGCGGAACCCGCGGGGCGAATGCCCGGCGTCACCAGATTCATCTCCCGGCCAATGATCCCGCGCAACGCCGTCGCCTCTTCCGGCGAACTGACGATGCCGTCGACGCCGAGCGCCTGCGCCTGCCTGGCGCGCGCCTCGACGAGGGCGGCGACGCCGAGGCCGTAGCCCGCCGCCTGCAGATCGTTGTCGTCGTAGGAGGTCAGCACGGTGACCGCGAGGATCTTCAGCGAGGAGCCCGCACGGGCCTCGACCGCGGCCTTCATGGTCTGCGGATAGGCATGCACGGTGAGGAAGGTCGCGCCAAGCGCCGCGACGCTCTCGACGCCGCGCGCGACGGTGTTGCCGATGTCGTGCAGCTTGAGATCGAGGAACACCTTCTTGCCGCTGCCTGCAAGCTGCTTCGCCATCGCGAGGCCGCCGGCATAACCGAGCTGATAGCCGATCTTGTAGAAGGTCACGCTGTCGCCGAGCCGGTCGATCATGGCCTCCGCCGCCGTGACGGACGGCAGATCGAGCGCCACGATCAAGCGGTCTTTCGGAGCGATCTTCGCTGCGGTCCTGGCTGGCTGCATGTCACCTCACATCATGCGTTGGGAATGATCGATCAACTGCCGCAGCAGCGCGGCCATCGCCTCGACGTCGGCTGGATGCTTCAGACGATCCATGTCGTCATAGGCCTGCTCGGCGTGGGACAGCGCGAGCTGGTTCGGAATCACATTGGCGCGGCAGGCGGACAGGATGAGCCGCAGCGCGGCCAGCGCGCGGGTGCCGCCGAGCCGGTTGCCGGAGGCGGCGGCGAGCGCGAAGACGCGGTCGTAAAACACCTGGCCGCGGACCTCGTGCGGGTCCTGCACCCGGCTGATCCAGTCGATCGTGTTCTTGACCAGCGCCGGCACCGAGGAATTGTACTCCGGTGTCACGAACAGCACGCCGTGATGGGCGCCGATCATCCGCTTGAGGTTGACGGCGTGCTGCGGCACGCCGGATTTGACCTGCAGGTCGCCGTCATAGATCGGCAGCGGAAAATCGCCGAGCGAGATCCGGCTGACGTCGGCGCCCAGCTGCGCGAGTTCCTGCGCAAGCACGGCCGACAGCTTCGCATTGAGCGAGCCGGTGCGGAGCGATCCCGGGATGACGAGGATTTTCAGCGCGGACATCTATGCATCGCGGTTGTCGGGCCAGTGCCCAGCGCGACGGCGCAAGGCGCGTTTCAGCCCTTGCGATACACCCAGACCCGGGCCGGCGGAAGGTTCATCCAGATCCGCTCGGAGGCCTCTGTGGACACGCCGGGTAACGATTTCGGAATCGGGGGCGCGACCGAATAGGTGAACTGAACGAACGGGGCGCCGGGCGCCAGCGCCAGGAACGCATCGCGGATCAGCTTCAGGCGCGTCAGCATCGGCTTGGTGACAAGCGGCAAGCCGGAGACGACGGCCGATGCAGGCGCCTTCATGACGTCCCACAGCGTGTCCCGAAGCCGGTAGGCGTCGCCCTGCACCACCCTGGCCTGCGGGTAGCGCTCGCGCAGCAAGGCGCAGAAGCCGGGATTGTATTCGACCAGGACGAGCCGCTTCTGATCGACGCCGTGCTCGATCAGTGCGTTGGTGATCGCCCCGGTGCCCGGTCCAAGTTCGACGACCGGTCCTTCCGCTTCCGCATCGACATAGTGTGCCATGGTGCGCGCGAGCAGCCGGCCCGACGGCATCACCGCGCCCATATGCAGCGGCTTCTCGATCCATGATCGGAGAAATCGGACCTCGTCGTCGAGACGGAGGGGCTTCTTCGACGCACGCACGGACGATTGCAGGGGCATGTCGCTACCAGGCGGGACCGCACAATCGAGCGGTTGTCAGAAAACGGTCACAAAGACGTATAGGGCGCAGCCGTTACGGTCAAGCATCACGACCACTACTGGGCCGTGCGGTTTCCGAAGAAGTCCTTGACCTTGGAGAAGAAACCGGCCGCCTCGGGCTGGGTTGCACCGGACGACAGCTTTTCGAACTCCATCAGCAATTCTTGCTGTTTCTTGGTGAGATTTTGCGGCGTTTCGACCATGACCTGGACATACATGTCGCCGGTCTGGCGCGAGCGCAGCACCGGCATGCCCTTTGATGCGATGCGGAATCGCTTACCCGACTGGGTGCCCGACGGCACCTTCACCTTGGTCTTGCCCTTGTCGATGGTCGGCACCTCGAACTCGCCGCCGAGCGCTGCCGTCACCATCGAGATCGGAACGCGGCAATGCAGGTCGGCGCCGTCGCGCTGGAAGAACTGGTGTGTGGTCAGCGACAGGAAGATGTAGAGATCGCCGGGCGGGCCGCCGCGGACACCGGCCTCGCCTTCGCCGGCGAGACGGATGCGGGTGCCGTCCTCGACGCCCTGGGGAATGTTGACCGACAGCGTGCGCTCGCGCGTCACCCGGCCGGAACCGGCGCAGGAGCCGCAGGCATCCTCGATCATCTGGCCGCGGCCCTGGCAGCCGGGGCAGGTACGCTCCAGCGTGAAGAAGCCCTGGGCCTGCCGGATGCGGCCGGCGCCGCCGCAATGCGCGCAGGTCTTCGGCTTGGTGCCGGCCTTGGCGCCGGTGCCCGAGCAACCCTCGCAGGTCACCGAGACCGGGATCTCGATCTGCGCGGTCTTGCTCTGGAACGCGTCCTCGAGCGTGATCTCCATGTTGTAGCGCAGGTCGGCGCCGCGCTCGCGGCCGCCGCTGCGACGCTGCCCGGCCATGCCGAACAGGTCCTCGAAAATGTCGGAGAAGGAGGAGGCGAAGCCGGCGCCGAATCCAGGACCGCCGCCGCCCATGCCCTGCTCGAAGGCGGCATGGCCGAAGCGGTCATAGGCGGCGCGCTTGTCGCCGTCCTTCAGCACTTCATAGGCTTCGTTGATTTCCTTGAAGCGGATCTCGCTCGAGGCATCGCCGGGATTCTTGTCCGGGTGCCACTTCATCGCGAGCTTGCGGAAAGCTGCCTTCAGCTTGGTCTCGTCCGCATTCCGTTCGACCTCGAGGGTCTCGTAATAGCAGCGCTTGGTGGACATCCATCAATTCCGTCGGCAGTTCATCGCGATCGGCCCGGATCGCGCCCGTTCAACAAAGATGTAGTCATCGGCTTAAAGAAAAATGACCCCCACTCCATCGAGACGCCAGGCGTGCTCTTTGGGGTGAGGGCCATGATCCGATCCGCGCCTAAGCAGACTTCTTGTTGTTCTTGTCGTCGTCGACCTCGGTGAACTCCGCGTCGACGACGTCATCCTTG from Bradyrhizobium genosp. L includes:
- a CDS encoding MFS transporter; its protein translation is MPESDDRNRSPISRGEVAPQPLFAVAAVLLGAFLANFDSRLTTVGLPDLRGAFSLTFDEGAWLSTAAIGSQIFVAPAVAWLATVFGLRRVLAIPSLVYAVVSFVIPFVHDYPTLMVLSIAHGMLLGTFVPATLMIILRNLPIRWWLPAISLYAIRVGFALDSSSSLVGLYVQHLGWPWLYWQSVVVAPLMGLMVYLGTPSEPVNRELLHHADWGGMLLLGAGVAMVYAGLDQGNRLDWLESGTVMALLISGGLLIVAFMINEMLASRPWAHFNVVFSRNAGLALIVIVLYTLTSLSNSSLVPNFLGVITALRPEQSGALLLTYGALPMFVLVPISIVLLRHLDPRIMIVLGLAAFAAANLWGTQLSHVWAGEDFIGMVLLMSVGQAFALLPIIILALSNVDPSRATAFAAYIQICRLGGAEIGIALMGTWLRVREQIHSAYLGLHVQSGDVDVRQLLQRLADEFSGRGMGAAMGRAVGTLAARVQREANVLAYIDGFWLCFWVAIVALVLVALIGRAPPGPLSPTPFSLRGLLPKRDAAVP
- the nth gene encoding endonuclease III, whose product is MAKIIRAQRAKSQRAKPSSVRSAPKTKSAKAAKKATKKAVKAAPKVAAKKMAKPKPWTAAEVYEAFSRFRKANPEPKGELEHLNPYTLLVAVVLSAQATDAGVNRATRALFAVADTPEKMIALGEDTVRDYIKTIGLYRNKAKNVIALSEKLLAEFGGEVPRTRAELESLPGAGRKTANVVLNMAFGEHTMAVDTHVFRVGNRTGLAPGKTPLEVELGLEKVIPSEFMLHAHHWLILHGRYTCLARGPRCDVCLINDLCRWPEKTV
- the dnaJ gene encoding molecular chaperone DnaJ; the encoded protein is MSTKRCYYETLEVERNADETKLKAAFRKLAMKWHPDKNPGDASSEIRFKEINEAYEVLKDGDKRAAYDRFGHAAFEQGMGGGGPGFGAGFASSFSDIFEDLFGMAGQRRSGGRERGADLRYNMEITLEDAFQSKTAQIEIPVSVTCEGCSGTGAKAGTKPKTCAHCGGAGRIRQAQGFFTLERTCPGCQGRGQMIEDACGSCAGSGRVTRERTLSVNIPQGVEDGTRIRLAGEGEAGVRGGPPGDLYIFLSLTTHQFFQRDGADLHCRVPISMVTAALGGEFEVPTIDKGKTKVKVPSGTQSGKRFRIASKGMPVLRSRQTGDMYVQVMVETPQNLTKKQQELLMEFEKLSSGATQPEAAGFFSKVKDFFGNRTAQ
- a CDS encoding NADPH-dependent FMN reductase, which codes for MSALKILVIPGSLRTGSLNAKLSAVLAQELAQLGADVSRISLGDFPLPIYDGDLQVKSGVPQHAVNLKRMIGAHHGVLFVTPEYNSSVPALVKNTIDWISRVQDPHEVRGQVFYDRVFALAAASGNRLGGTRALAALRLILSACRANVIPNQLALSHAEQAYDDMDRLKHPADVEAMAALLRQLIDHSQRMM
- a CDS encoding DUF1330 domain-containing protein — protein: MAKGYWIARVDVQNEDGYKPYAAANPAIFQKFGGKFIVRGGRFTNPEGQSRSRNVVIEFPDYETAMACYNSPEYQANIKVRQPHSIADLIIIEGHDSP
- a CDS encoding HlyD family secretion protein; this encodes MSATAGFWRRFSIPLFAALVALVFVVVATTRWDLWVGSATIQSTNDAYVRAELTQLSSRVSGEVLTVGVTDFQRVKAGDLLVQIDPADYQAQVAQADAGVVGAQAALDNLNNQVELQYATIAQAEASRLSAEAQETEARQEQERQQSLSQTEAGTRQRLEQATAAYAKAQADVRASRAVIAAQRHQLEVLQGTKKQRGADVDGAKAQLNAVKLKLGYTRIVAPFDGVTGERQVQPGDYVNIGTNLINVVPLPNVYVIANYKETQLTRVKPGQPVEISVDSFPGQRLRGIVERIAPASGSQFALLPPDNATGNFTKVVQRIPVRIQFDKNQPLLERLLPGMSVVTNINTGEVVADAGK
- a CDS encoding class I SAM-dependent methyltransferase, whose protein sequence is MPLQSSVRASKKPLRLDDEVRFLRSWIEKPLHMGAVMPSGRLLARTMAHYVDAEAEGPVVELGPGTGAITNALIEHGVDQKRLVLVEYNPGFCALLRERYPQARVVQGDAYRLRDTLWDVMKAPASAVVSGLPLVTKPMLTRLKLIRDAFLALAPGAPFVQFTYSVAPPIPKSLPGVSTEASERIWMNLPPARVWVYRKG
- the pyrF gene encoding orotidine-5'-phosphate decarboxylase — translated: MQPARTAAKIAPKDRLIVALDLPSVTAAEAMIDRLGDSVTFYKIGYQLGYAGGLAMAKQLAGSGKKVFLDLKLHDIGNTVARGVESVAALGATFLTVHAYPQTMKAAVEARAGSSLKILAVTVLTSYDDNDLQAAGYGLGVAALVEARARQAQALGVDGIVSSPEEATALRGIIGREMNLVTPGIRPAGSATGDQKRIMTPGRAIAAGADYLVVGRPIVEAADPKAVAEAIHAEIAQALG
- a CDS encoding 2,3-bisphosphoglycerate-dependent phosphoglycerate mutase — translated: MSDRLLVLVRHGQSEWNLKNLFTGWKDPDLTEQGVAEANDAGRKLKAQGLSFDVAFTSDLTRAQHTLKLMLEQIGQTGLPTTKNLALNERDYGDLSGLNKDDARKKWGEDQVLVWRRSYDVPPPGGESLKDTLARTLPYYVQEILPGVLRGQRTLIAAHGNSLRALIMVLEKLSPEQILKRELATGAPVVYRLNADSTVASKVDLAG
- the dapB gene encoding 4-hydroxy-tetrahydrodipicolinate reductase, which produces MADMRLIVAGAGGRMGRTLTRVISETPGAVVVGALEAPGSELLGKDAGVLAGLPAIGVALSADLWSMSANADGILDFTVPAATIANVAIAAERGLVHVIGTTGLSQSDDAVIRSVTNRAIVVKSGNMSLGVNLLAALVKRVAQSLDQSFDIEILEMHHKSKIDAPSGTALMLGEAAAAGRQIALAERSARGRDGLTGARRAGDIGFASLRGGTAAGDHSVIFAGPSERITLSHHAEDRALFAQGALKAALWAHGKKPGMYSMTDVLGLSE
- a CDS encoding methylated-DNA--[protein]-cysteine S-methyltransferase, whose protein sequence is MMTLAIHDQRLAKPGPQHAALRDYDSVRRAIAFISEHWRTQPTIEAMADAAAVTPDELHHLFRRWAGLTPKAFMQALTLDHAKNLLRDSASVLDAALDSGLSGPGRLHDLFVTHEAMSPGEWKNGGAGMTLRYGFHPSPFGTAIVIASGRGLAGLAFADPGDEQTAFADMTRRWPNATYVEDTSGTAGLAQRIFDTKLWRADQPLRVVLIGTDFEVRVWETLLKVPMGRAVSYSDIACNIRSPKASRAVGAAVGRNPVSFVVPCHRALGKSGALTGYHWGITRKQAMLGWEAGQVGLH
- a CDS encoding DUF2244 domain-containing protein, which encodes MTAGNDFDPADGAAAEPTIFSALLTPHRSLNRTGFVVLMTVVTAVSFIAGAVFWWLGAWPIFGFFGLDVLVIYWAFKVNFRTAKASEEITVTPSELRVRRVSHRGHVVEWVLNPLWVQFEQIAHQEFGIERLYLVSRGRRVSVGSFLGPDEKASFSKALTAALNTAKRGPTYNPIY